TAAATCTACAAAAGTAATGTCTGTAGATTTGAGTGGCTATGACAAAGGAATAGGCACACTTTGTAGAGAGGTGACCAACCGTGGAAATTAATTTATTACCTCAAGTGCCTACAACGCAAAAATATCGTTTTCAAATCGCTATTGTCGTAGGTGTCATCGTTATCTTGTTTAGTGCTTTTGTTGGTTTTCAAATTTGGTATAAGACGAATCAAATAGAAAAACAAAAAATCATACTTCAACTGTTGAAAAGCGAACGGGAAACAAAAGAAAGTCAGTTAAATCAAGAACAACGAGTTGCGCAATTCATTAAAACCTATCAAAAAGAATATACTCGCTTAAAAGCAGCAGATATCAACTGGGTTCCGATCGTCGATGAAATAAGCAAAAGATTACCTAGCGATGGTCGTATTATCCAAATGAACTGGTCTGATGATGGAACCATTAAAATGGTAGGCGATTTTTCTTCATTAGAATCGATTGGTCAATATTTTCAATTATTGAATCAATTAGAATGGATTGAGCAAGTAGATTTTGTAAATGCACAGGCCCAAAATCAATCAACAAGTGGACGTTTTCAAGTGTTATTGAATGTGAAAATAAATCAGGAATCGCTCTACATGATCAATACCTTGTTGGGAGGGGATAAAAAATGACGGAAGGACGTAAAGCATTATTGTTGATTTTCGTCTTTTTTATCTTTATGGGTGGATTTTATCTTTATAAGACAGCAGGATTCAATAAAGAATTGAAGCGATTAAACGAAGAAATTGCAAAAGAGCAAGGTTTACTACAAAAAATTCAACAAGAAATGACGGGCATAAAAAGAGAACCTAAAATCGATGATGTCGCCAAATATGCAGAAGCCCTCCCTGCCGAAATCGGAAATGCGCAGATCTTACAATTTTTTCATCAAGTGGCGATGAAAAATAAAATCGAAATTCTTACCTTAGACTTTGAGGATCATCAGCAATATGAGGAAAACAAGCAAATGAATCATAATGATTCCTCTAATGATAAAAAAAACAATAGGAATCCAAGTCAAACCACTGATTCTGGTGTAAAAACGGTAAAGATTAACCTAACTGTACGAGGAGATTATAATCAATTACGTAATTTCGTTCAGGATATTTATCAATCCACACGAATCTTTCATCTCGCTAATTGGCAATGGTCGGTATCAGGGAATTCGCCTGTGGTACAAATGGTATATAAGACTTATTATTTTCCTCAACTTGAAAAAGAATTGCCACGACTTAAACCGATTCCTACCTATGAACCTGCGAATCGAAATAATCCAACATAAATGCAAAGTAAAGGCAGACTTGATTTTTTGAGTCTGCTTTTTTATTATTTTTTGTTCTATCAATCTCGTGAATTCATATATATGAATTAAGAGATTAGGACAAAGGGGTTGATTTGTGATGGACAAGCCAAGAATAACGATCAGGCTGAATCAGCCAAACGATCAAAAGTCACAAGCTAGAATAAACAATCAAGAGCAACGAAGAGAGATAGAAGGATCACAACAAGAACAAGAACTCACAAACAAGCAGGAAGAAGCAATTACCGCACTCGAGATGGAAATTCGTAAAGCGAATGAAATTCAAATTGAACGGGAAAAGAAACAGATAGAAGAACAAAGAATGGATCCTGAAATTGAGATCAATGAAGAATTTTATCAAAGGAAACCACGGAGAAAACAACCTAGAATCATCTCATGGTTCTTTTCAACTGAGGATGAGAGGAATAGACGTACAATGACATCTAAACCGACATCCAGACCAAAGATAAAATCAAATAAAAGAGTAAAAGGGCAATACCAGATCAATCATCAGATTATAAAGACCATTGGTGTTGGCATCGGTGCTATTGCCACAGGGGTTTTATTTGGTTTTATTTTATTACACTTCTTTATCACACCGATGATGGTGGGAACAGATTCCGTTCTCACCAATACGAATGTCATGCAACCTAGATCAAATGCTAGCGTAGTCATTCCGCAAAAAGTGGTCTATCTTCTTCAGTCAGGCGTGTTTACAGATAAAAATGGTGCAGAAGTTGCTGCCGCTACATTCAAAAAAGCAGGAAAAGCAGCAATTGTGAAAGAAGGAAACCCTAACCATGTATTCGTGGGAATTGCCCCAGATAAAGCACAAGGAGAAGTGTTAGTTGAGTTACTCAAAGCAGAAGGTCAACAGACCTATCTCAAGCCATATACGATTAAAGAATACCAAGCAAATATGAGCAATGAAACGTTTCAAACCTTTTTATCATGGATCAATATTGGTGATCAAATGGTGCAATGGTTAGCCAACCATTCAATCACATTATTAAAAGACGCAAAAATAACGGTAAATGACACAGAGATTCAGAAATATCATCAACAATTTTTAACTGAGGCACAAGTGGTGCAAGAAAAATTAGGAAAAGAAGGAAAAGCAAAAGAGCAGCAAACTGTAAACATGATGATTGAGCAAATGAATTATGCAATGACTGCATTTCAGCAATATCAAAAGACACAAAGTTCCCAATATTTATGGAATGTTCAAGATTCCCTGATGAAATATGAATTAGCATATGAAACACTTGGACAATAATGTTCTAACTTTTGGAAAAAGAAATCATTGTATTCTTGGAAAATGGGTGGGATAATAAAAAAGGAAAAAGTAACAATTAGGGAGCTAGATTAACTTATGACAGAATATCGTATTGAAAAAGATCTATTAGGAACAAAAGAGGTCCCGAAAGATGCATATTATGGTATTCAAACGATGCGTGCGGTTGAGAACTTTCCGATCACAGGTTATCCACCACATAAAGAATTGATTCGCGCATTTGGATATGTAAAAAAAGCTGCGGCGATTGCCAACCGAAAAGTTGGCACCTTAAATCCAAGGATAGCTGAAGCGATTATACAAGCAGCAGATGAAGTCATAGAAGGGAAATTACATGAATATTTTATTGTTGATTCGATTCAAGGCGGCGCAGGAACATCATTTAATATGAATGCCAACGAAGTGATTGCCAATCGAGCCATTGAAATCTTAGGTGGCGAAAAAGGTGATTACTCCATCGTGAGTCCCAATACTCATGTCAATATGGCCCAATCAACCAATGATGCTTTCCCAACTGCCATACATATCGCCATTTTGAATTTATCAAAAGGTTTATTAACAGTGCTTGAACAACTAAAAGAAGCATTTGAGAAAAAGAGTCAAGAGTTTGACAATGTTATTAAGATGGGAAGAACGCATCTACAAGATGCTGTTCCGATTCGCTTAGGTCAGGAATTTGGAGCTTATGCGAGAGTAATTGGTCGGGATATTACCAGAGTCGGGCAATCCATTCAACATTTAGACGAAGTGAATATGGGGGCTACGGCAGTAGGGACAGGATTAAATGCAATGCCTGAGTATATTCAATTAGTCGTACAAACTTTGGCTGAATTAACCGGACTACCGTTGAAAAATGCGACGAATCTAGTGGATGCTACCCAGAATACAGATGCTTATACCGAAGTATCTTCGGCATTAAAGATTTTAGCGATTAATTTATCGAAAATCGCCAATGACATCCGTTTAATGGCTTCTGGACCACGAACAGGGTTTAATGAGATCAATCTACCTCCTCGTCAACCAGGGTCATCGATCATGCCAGGGAAAGTAAATCCAGTAATGGCAGAAGTGATCAATCAGATTGCTTTTCAAGTCATCGGCAATGATCATACGATTTCATTAGCTTCTGAAGCTGGACAACTTGAACTCAATGTGATGGAGCCTGTTTTAGTGTTTAATTTGCTTCAATCATTAAGTATTTTGCAAAATGGAATCCAAGTCTTTACGAAGTATCTCGTAGAAGGAATTACAGCAAATACAGAACGTTGTAAACAACTGGTAGAAAATAGTGTAGGGATCATCACAGCGATTAATCCACATGTAGGTTATGAAACAGCTTCACAAATTGCGAAAGAAGCCATCACGACGGGAAGACCTGTTCGGGAAATCTGCTTAGAAAGAGGAGTATTAACTGAGAAAGAGTTGGATACGATCCTTGATCCAAAGGAAATGACAAAACCAGGAATTGCTGGAGCAAGATTATTATTCAATCGAAAATAAAAACATTCACCTTGTATATGTTTTGGGACTGACCGTATAAGTCAGCCCCCTTTTTTTATGTATCCTTTTCATTCAACAGAAATACATGTACAACGGAGCATGTATACAAGTAAGTAATACAAACCTACTTTTTACTACATCCAAAAGTTTAAGCTTGTCACCTTATATCTGTTTTGTTAAACTGAAAATAACATGTAAAAAATTGCAAGATATTGAGGAAATATAGGGAGAAATCGGGAAATATGAAGAAAAAGCAAACATCAATCCTCATTTTACTACTTGTCATCGGGCTCATTCTTGGAAGCCTTCTTGGAGAAATCTTTGCCGATACTTTACCCTTCTTAGCAAAATCCCAGCAGATTGTATGGCATCCTCAAGGAGATTTCAATATTTTGAAGTATGATTTTAACATTCAGGTTAAACTAAACATAGCGAGTATTCTTGGTCTTGCTCTTGCTTTTTGGATTTATCGAAAACTTTAGGTGGGATGATATGAAAAATAATGTAAAAACTCTTATACTGGCATCTTCATCACCAAGGAGAAGAGAATTATTAGAACTAGTGGGTGTCCCTTTTTTCGTTCATGCCAGTCAAGTCAGTGAAGAAGTGAGTCAGAACCTCCATCCTTCACAAGTTGTAGAAGAATTAGCCTTACGAAAAGCGGAAGATGTTTCGCAATTTTATAAAGAAGGGCTTGTAATTGGAGCAGATACGATTGTGGTTTTGGATGAGCAAATTCTTGGAAAACCCAAAAATCGATCGGAAGCTTTTACCATGTTGAAAATGCTTCAAGGACGATCACATACTGTTTATAGTGGCATTGCCATCATCGATTGTCAGTCAAAACGGAAAGTCGTCTCTCATCAAAAAACAAACGTGAAAATGAGAGCACTATCTGATGAAGAGATTCGCGCATATATTTCAACAAATGAACCCTTAGATAAAGCTGGCTCTTATGGTATCCAAGGGATTGGAGCGATCTTAGTTGAACGAATCGAAGGCGATTATTTTAATGTGGTCGGTCTACCTTTAGCTTTATTATATGATTTGTTTAAACAATTCAACATCTCGATATTAAATGATTTTCATGCCCAAAAGCAAATCTAATACATCTTAGTGTCCACTTATGCAATGGGGGAAATAGGAGGCAAAAGATGGACAAGAAGAATATTATGGTTCGTGATGTTCCTTTAGATGAACGTCCACGTGAACGCTTAATGAAGTATGGGGCAGAACAATTAAGTAGTAGTGAATTATTAGCCATCATCCTTAGAACAGGAAGCACCAATGAATCCGTTCTTCAATTGGCTACAAAAATTCTGTCGAAATTTGAAACATTACAAAGTCTATATGACGTTACTATTGAAGAACTGATGATGATAAAAGGAGTAGGAAAAGCAAAAGCAATTGAAATTAAAGCGGCAATTGAATTTGGAAAAAGAATTGTAAAAGCTACACCTACTGAAAAAGAAACGATTCGCTCACCAAGAGATGTTTTTGCATATTTAGGTGAAGATATGAGATTTTTACGACAAGAGCACTTTGTTGCAATCTTGTTAGATACAAAGAATCATATTATTGCAAAAGAGACGATCAGTGTTGGTTCATTAAACGCATCAATCGTCCATCCGAGGGAAGTTTTTAAACCTGCGATTAAAAAAAGTGCGTCTGCGATGATTGTTGCCCATAATCATCCGAGCGGTGATCCCTCGCCAAGTCGTGAAGATATTGAAATAACAAAACGGCTTTACCAAGCAGGAGAAATCTTAGGAATCGATTTATTAGACCATGTCATAATTGGCGAAGATAAATACACCTCTTTAAAAGAAAAGGGATTAATTGGATAAAAAAATACTAATGAATTTATTGAAATAAAGGATTATAATTGTTTGATGTGACAAGATAAACCTTTAGAAAGATTTGCATCATTGTTGAACAGGAAGGGAGAACTTATACGATGTTTGGTTCACGATACATTGGAATAGATTTAGGCACTGCGAATACACTTGTATATGTGATCGGCAAAGGGATTGTTGTTAGAGAACCTTCTGTAGTTGCAATCATGACCGAAACGGGAGAAATCAAAGCGGTTGGTAATGCAGCAAAACAGATGATTGGTCGTACACCTGGTAGCATTGTTGCAAGGAGACCAATGAAGGATGGAGTTATTGCAGATTTCGATACAACCGCAACGATGATTCGTTATTTTATTAATCAAGCTATGAAAAAGAAAAGTTTTTTTCATAGCAAACCTTACGTAATGGTTTGTGTTCCTTCTGGTATAACCGAAGTAGAAAAACGTGCGGTTATTGATGCGACCAAATTAGCAGGTGCAAAAGAAGCAGAAACCATTGAAGAACCGTTAGCTGCAGCAATTGGAGCAGACCTTCCCGTTTGGGAACCAACAGGTAGCATGGTTGTAGATATCGGTGGTGGAACAACAGAAGTTGCTGTCATTTCTCTTGGCGGTATCGTAAGTACACGTTCGATCCGTTTGGCAGGAGACGAAGCCGACGAATCGATTATTCAATATGTAAAGAGAAAATATAATTTAATGATTGGTGATCGTACGGCAGAAGAGATTAAAATCCAAATTGGATCAGCGATTGCACCAGAGGTAGAAGAATCGATGGAGATTCGAGGCCGTGACTTGATAACCGGGTTACCAAAGACATTAATCATCACGTCATCGGAAATTGCCGAAGCACTATCTGATACCGTAAATAGCATTATTGATGCAGTGAAAATTACTCTAGAAAAAACACCACCAGAATTAGCTGCCGATATTATGGATCGGGGAATTGTCTTAACAGGTGGCGGTGCTTTATTACGTAATCTTGATCGCCGTTTAAGCCAAGAAACAGGTATGCCAGTGATTGTTGCAGAAAATGCCCTTGATTGTGTGGCGATTGGTACAGGAAAAGCATTAGAGCATATGCATTTGTTAAAAAGATCATCTAGAAAACGTTCTAAAAAATAAACATATATAAATATAAAATTGAGTAGGTGTGCGAATTGTTTTCAAAATTATTTAGTAACAAACATCTGATTATCCTTTTATTTAGTTTAATTCTTCTTTTTATCTTGGTGTGGACCACACTAGGAAGTCGTGAACTTACATGGCCAGAAAAATTTGTCAAAGATTCCACATCTATGATTCAAGGTTTTATTTATAAACCCGCTAATGCTGTAGCGGGTTTCTTTCAAGATATGTACCAATTTTCGCTGATTTTCAAAGAAAACAAAGCATTAAAAAGTAGTCTGCATCAATATTCGCAAGTGATTGCTGAATTAAATCAATTACGCGCTGAAAATCAAAAGTTAAAAGAAATGTTAGATTATAAAGAGAAAGCGATGAATCAATACCAATTAAAAATGGCAAAAGTCATTTCCAGATCTCCTGAACGTTGGAATAATATGCTGGTGATTGATCAAGGACTAAAAGATGGAATTCAAAAAGATATGGCTGTCATTACGACACAAGGATTGATTGGAAAGGTTTATAATGTCTCTAACTTTTCAGCCAATGTCCAATTAATTTCCGATAGTGAGCATGGTGGATTTATCTTTGCTGCGATTCAGAGCAACCCCCAAGCTTATGGAGTTATTGATGGTTACGATGTAACGAAAAATGAGTTGAGATTAACTAAAATCGAATTAGATGTGAAATTAGAACCTGGTCAATTAGTAACAACATCTAATTTAGGTGGTACATTCCCAAATGGGCTTGTAATTGGCAAGATCGTTCGTGTAGACGAAGGAGAAAATGGATTTACCAAGACAGCTTATGTAAAACCAGAAGCCAATTTATATCATATTGATGATGTATTTGTCGTACAAAAAACAGGAGTAAAGGAGGGGGAGTAGATGCAAAAGTTTTGGACCTATAGCATCCTCTTTCTTCTTTTCATTTTAGAAGGAACAGTTTTTCAATTTTTGTCCGTCGATTATTTTTACTCATTGGTTACCATTGTTCCTCATTTTGTTTTAGTGTTAATTGTCTTCATTTCTATCTTTCAAGATAGAAAGAAAGGTTTATTCATTGGGCTTATTTTTGGTTTTTTGTATGATGTCGTTTACGGAAAGATGATCGGAATCAACTTAATGGGAATGGCTTTGGTTGGTTATTTTAGCGGCTGGTTAACACTTTATTTTCAGCGAAGTTTCCCTTTATACGTCATGATTGAAACATTGACTATTTTTTTGTTTGAATTATACTCTTTTGGAACTTTGCGATTATTTCAACTCATTGATATTTCATTGAAGTGGGCCTTTATTCAAGTCATGATTCCTACTGTTATTGTTAATGGAATTTTTGCTATTCTTATTTTTAAACCATTTCAATTTTTAATTGAAGAGGAAATGATCGAAGATAAGGTTTAGATTGGGGTGAAAACGATGAAAAAGAAAGCAAAAAAACCCATCGCCATACGAAGAATGAATCTACTTTTTTTCCTCGTTTTTTTATTTTTTGCAGGAATTATCTTTCGACTATCCTTCGTTCAATTGGTAGAAGGCAAAAATTACAAGACTTTAGCGAATACTTACCGTGAAAAAAGTATTCCTATTACTGCACCTCGAGGACTGATTAAAGATGCGAACCATCAGGTACTGGTGAATAATAAAACGATTTGGACCGTTACCTTTCAAATCAACGAACAACAAAAACAGGATTATGATCAAATTGCTGAAACATTAGCAAACTTGGTGGTTAAACCTGGTGAAAAGAAAGAAGAAGTCAAAAAGACAATATTAGAAAACATGGATATTGGTCCTTTTTATAAAGATTCGAAATACATTCCGCGAACGATTTTAGAAGATGTGGATGAAAAGACGAGAGCTTATATTGAAGAACACAAAGAAGAATTACCAGGGGTTGAGGTAATTCCAGATCAGATGAGAAATTATCTGTATAAGGATTTTATGGCACAAACCATTGGTTATACGCGAAAAATACCTGCTGGTGAATTGGAATATTATCAAGCATTAGGATATAAATCGTCTGACCGAATTGGGAAACAAGGTTTAGAAAAACAATATGAAAGTGTTTTGCATGGGAAGGACGGTTACTCTCTCGTTGAGGTAAATAGCTCTTATGAAGCGATAAGACAAAAGGATTATGTTGCTCCAGTTCCAGGAAATAACCTTATTCTAACCATTAACAAAAACTTTCAAGATGCAGTCGAAAAAGCATTAGCTGACCAAGTGAATGCTTTACGGCCGAAATATAAGGATGTAAAAGTAGGAATGGCGGTCGTCATGAATCCCAAAACGGGCGCAGTATTGGCACTAGCCAATTATCCGCGTTATGATTTGAATATTTGGAATGGACTTGTTAGCCAACAATTATATGAACAAATCCGTGATTATGAACCGAATCATGCCATTCAAAGTGGACATCCTGTTGGTTCTACGTATAAGCCATTAACCATTTTGACAGGTCTTCAAGAAAAAGTTATCACAACTGGTACAATCATTCAGGATACAGGGCGATTACAATACGATCGAAGAGCAGATGGCAGTGCAATCGTGATGAAGAACTTCGATGGTCACGTTTATGGTTCATTAAATATTCAAAAGGCACTGCAAAAATCAAGTAATATTTTCATGGCAGAAATCGCCTTACGAATGAAACAAAAATATGGGATTGAAAAGACGTTAGAGCGGCAACGTTATTATGATCATATGTTTGGTTTAGGTGTAAAGACAGGAATCGATCTTCCAGAGGAAACAACAGGGATTACTTCTTCTGCGCCTAACTATGTTCAGCATTCAATCGGACAACATGATACTTTTACGGTGATGCAATTGGCTCAATATGTAAGCACGATTGCCAATAACGGTTATCGAATGAAGCCTTATTTAGTACAAGCAATTGAAGAGGGGACTCAATCGGGAACAGGTGGAAGAATAATTTATCATCATGAGCCTGAAGTATTAAATAAAATACCAATGTCCGATCAATATATCCAAGCTGTAAAACAAGGAATGTATTTAGTTACTCAACCCGGAGGTACGGCTTATTCTGCGCTAAAAGGGATACCCATTAAAGTAGGAGCCAAAACGGGTACAGCTCAGGCGGCTAATCGGAATAAAGATGATAATGCGGTTTTTATTGGTTTTGCGCCTTATGATGATCCTGAAATTGCCTTTGCGATTTTGATTCCTTATGGGGGAACGGGTGGAAGTTCAGCTGGTCCAGTAGCAAGGGCTATCGTTCAAGCTTATATACAGCAAGAACAAATCGATGTCACTGAGGCATCAGTAAACCAACAAACGCCAACAAGTACACCTTAAGACCCATTTTTTAAATGGGTCTTCACTTTTTTAGCGAAAAAGAAGGAAAAAGTAAAAATGATGGCGAATAAAACCTTAGAGGTGATCTTTGGCGATGACGAACAAACAAAATGTGCTCATCAAAGGGACCAAAGATGGCCTAATGTTCCTTCTAAGTGATGATTGTTCATTTGATGAACTCATTCGTGAGTTAAGAGAAAAACTAGAACATAGCCATCAGCATTTCTTAACAGGTCCAATCATGAAAGTTACAATTAAAACGGGTAACCGGAAATTGACGTTATATCAAGAGGAACGGATTCGTGAAATCTTTAAGATTAAGGGGAATCTATTGATTCAAGCAATTGAAGACGAATTAAGAGATCACAATTGGAGTGCGAACCATGTTAAGGTTGTATCGGGAACGATCCGTTCAGGTCAAGTGTATCAATTTAGTGAGAGTATTCTTTTTATCGGTGACGTGAATCCCGGGGGTAATTTATTCTCAACGGGAGATATTTATGTGTTAGGTGCTTTAAGAGGAGTAGCCCATGCAGGAATAAATGGGAATATGGATTCGATAATAGCAGCTTCCATTATGGAACCTACTCAATTAAGAATTGGACATCTTGTAAGTCATCCCCA
This genomic interval from Tepidibacillus fermentans contains the following:
- a CDS encoding Maf family protein; amino-acid sequence: MKNNVKTLILASSSPRRRELLELVGVPFFVHASQVSEEVSQNLHPSQVVEELALRKAEDVSQFYKEGLVIGADTIVVLDEQILGKPKNRSEAFTMLKMLQGRSHTVYSGIAIIDCQSKRKVVSHQKTNVKMRALSDEEIRAYISTNEPLDKAGSYGIQGIGAILVERIEGDYFNVVGLPLALLYDLFKQFNISILNDFHAQKQI
- a CDS encoding rod shape-determining protein — protein: MFGSRYIGIDLGTANTLVYVIGKGIVVREPSVVAIMTETGEIKAVGNAAKQMIGRTPGSIVARRPMKDGVIADFDTTATMIRYFINQAMKKKSFFHSKPYVMVCVPSGITEVEKRAVIDATKLAGAKEAETIEEPLAAAIGADLPVWEPTGSMVVDIGGGTTEVAVISLGGIVSTRSIRLAGDEADESIIQYVKRKYNLMIGDRTAEEIKIQIGSAIAPEVEESMEIRGRDLITGLPKTLIITSSEIAEALSDTVNSIIDAVKITLEKTPPELAADIMDRGIVLTGGGALLRNLDRRLSQETGMPVIVAENALDCVAIGTGKALEHMHLLKRSSRKRSKK
- a CDS encoding PilN domain-containing protein — protein: MEINLLPQVPTTQKYRFQIAIVVGVIVILFSAFVGFQIWYKTNQIEKQKIILQLLKSERETKESQLNQEQRVAQFIKTYQKEYTRLKAADINWVPIVDEISKRLPSDGRIIQMNWSDDGTIKMVGDFSSLESIGQYFQLLNQLEWIEQVDFVNAQAQNQSTSGRFQVLLNVKINQESLYMINTLLGGDKK
- a CDS encoding SPOR domain-containing protein, which encodes MDKPRITIRLNQPNDQKSQARINNQEQRREIEGSQQEQELTNKQEEAITALEMEIRKANEIQIEREKKQIEEQRMDPEIEINEEFYQRKPRRKQPRIISWFFSTEDERNRRTMTSKPTSRPKIKSNKRVKGQYQINHQIIKTIGVGIGAIATGVLFGFILLHFFITPMMVGTDSVLTNTNVMQPRSNASVVIPQKVVYLLQSGVFTDKNGAEVAAATFKKAGKAAIVKEGNPNHVFVGIAPDKAQGEVLVELLKAEGQQTYLKPYTIKEYQANMSNETFQTFLSWINIGDQMVQWLANHSITLLKDAKITVNDTEIQKYHQQFLTEAQVVQEKLGKEGKAKEQQTVNMMIEQMNYAMTAFQQYQKTQSSQYLWNVQDSLMKYELAYETLGQ
- a CDS encoding septum site-determining protein MinC — encoded protein: MTNKQNVLIKGTKDGLMFLLSDDCSFDELIRELREKLEHSHQHFLTGPIMKVTIKTGNRKLTLYQEERIREIFKIKGNLLIQAIEDELRDHNWSANHVKVVSGTIRSGQVYQFSESILFIGDVNPGGNLFSTGDIYVLGALRGVAHAGINGNMDSIIAASIMEPTQLRIGHLVSHPQEKWKGDRNKQEFAYVKGDQIELDQIQHLSKRENLLASFQIGG
- the mreC gene encoding rod shape-determining protein MreC, producing MFSKLFSNKHLIILLFSLILLFILVWTTLGSRELTWPEKFVKDSTSMIQGFIYKPANAVAGFFQDMYQFSLIFKENKALKSSLHQYSQVIAELNQLRAENQKLKEMLDYKEKAMNQYQLKMAKVISRSPERWNNMLVIDQGLKDGIQKDMAVITTQGLIGKVYNVSNFSANVQLISDSEHGGFIFAAIQSNPQAYGVIDGYDVTKNELRLTKIELDVKLEPGQLVTTSNLGGTFPNGLVIGKIVRVDEGENGFTKTAYVKPEANLYHIDDVFVVQKTGVKEGE
- the mreD gene encoding rod shape-determining protein MreD, with amino-acid sequence MQKFWTYSILFLLFILEGTVFQFLSVDYFYSLVTIVPHFVLVLIVFISIFQDRKKGLFIGLIFGFLYDVVYGKMIGINLMGMALVGYFSGWLTLYFQRSFPLYVMIETLTIFLFELYSFGTLRLFQLIDISLKWAFIQVMIPTVIVNGIFAILIFKPFQFLIEEEMIEDKV
- a CDS encoding penicillin-binding transpeptidase domain-containing protein is translated as MKKKAKKPIAIRRMNLLFFLVFLFFAGIIFRLSFVQLVEGKNYKTLANTYREKSIPITAPRGLIKDANHQVLVNNKTIWTVTFQINEQQKQDYDQIAETLANLVVKPGEKKEEVKKTILENMDIGPFYKDSKYIPRTILEDVDEKTRAYIEEHKEELPGVEVIPDQMRNYLYKDFMAQTIGYTRKIPAGELEYYQALGYKSSDRIGKQGLEKQYESVLHGKDGYSLVEVNSSYEAIRQKDYVAPVPGNNLILTINKNFQDAVEKALADQVNALRPKYKDVKVGMAVVMNPKTGAVLALANYPRYDLNIWNGLVSQQLYEQIRDYEPNHAIQSGHPVGSTYKPLTILTGLQEKVITTGTIIQDTGRLQYDRRADGSAIVMKNFDGHVYGSLNIQKALQKSSNIFMAEIALRMKQKYGIEKTLERQRYYDHMFGLGVKTGIDLPEETTGITSSAPNYVQHSIGQHDTFTVMQLAQYVSTIANNGYRMKPYLVQAIEEGTQSGTGGRIIYHHEPEVLNKIPMSDQYIQAVKQGMYLVTQPGGTAYSALKGIPIKVGAKTGTAQAANRNKDDNAVFIGFAPYDDPEIAFAILIPYGGTGGSSAGPVARAIVQAYIQQEQIDVTEASVNQQTPTSTP
- a CDS encoding DUF4321 domain-containing protein, whose protein sequence is MKKKQTSILILLLVIGLILGSLLGEIFADTLPFLAKSQQIVWHPQGDFNILKYDFNIQVKLNIASILGLALAFWIYRKL
- the radC gene encoding RadC family protein encodes the protein MDKKNIMVRDVPLDERPRERLMKYGAEQLSSSELLAIILRTGSTNESVLQLATKILSKFETLQSLYDVTIEELMMIKGVGKAKAIEIKAAIEFGKRIVKATPTEKETIRSPRDVFAYLGEDMRFLRQEHFVAILLDTKNHIIAKETISVGSLNASIVHPREVFKPAIKKSASAMIVAHNHPSGDPSPSREDIEITKRLYQAGEILGIDLLDHVIIGEDKYTSLKEKGLIG
- the aspA gene encoding aspartate ammonia-lyase translates to MTEYRIEKDLLGTKEVPKDAYYGIQTMRAVENFPITGYPPHKELIRAFGYVKKAAAIANRKVGTLNPRIAEAIIQAADEVIEGKLHEYFIVDSIQGGAGTSFNMNANEVIANRAIEILGGEKGDYSIVSPNTHVNMAQSTNDAFPTAIHIAILNLSKGLLTVLEQLKEAFEKKSQEFDNVIKMGRTHLQDAVPIRLGQEFGAYARVIGRDITRVGQSIQHLDEVNMGATAVGTGLNAMPEYIQLVVQTLAELTGLPLKNATNLVDATQNTDAYTEVSSALKILAINLSKIANDIRLMASGPRTGFNEINLPPRQPGSSIMPGKVNPVMAEVINQIAFQVIGNDHTISLASEAGQLELNVMEPVLVFNLLQSLSILQNGIQVFTKYLVEGITANTERCKQLVENSVGIITAINPHVGYETASQIAKEAITTGRPVREICLERGVLTEKELDTILDPKEMTKPGIAGARLLFNRK